In the genome of Vicinamibacterales bacterium, the window CGCCCCCTTCACCGACCGCGCCCGGGGGTTGAATGCCGACTCGGCCTGGATCACCGCCCGGACGAAATCGGGGTGCAGCGCATGCTGGGTGGCGTTCTCGACGATCAGGTCGTCGAATTCAGTGATGCGGCGCTTCGACGCCGGGGCCTCGTTGACGACGCCGTACCCGGCGCCCACGTAGGCGACCGAATACGTCCTGGCCGCGGGGCTTTGCGGCCGGTCCGAGATGATCAGGCGCCCTGACGCATCTGTCCACGAGTACAGCTGGGCGTGCGCCAGGGCAGGCGTAATCACGCACAGGAGGACGGTGGAGAGTGCGATGCGGAGCATATCCTCGTGCCAGCTCGACAGTGTACGGCCGGGCCGGGCTCTACCACAACGGCAAGGGCGTTGCCGTGGGTTGTCAATGACTTACGAGGATATTTTCGGCTCCGGCGTCCCGTTCCTGCACGCCCGATTACAGAAGTGAACCGACGACCTCCGGAGCCCGCTGGAGCAGTTCGTCGATTTTCGAGGGGTCCTTGCCGCCGGCTTCGGCGAAGTCGGGCCGGCCGCCGCCGCCGCCCCCGACGATCGGGGCCAGTTCCTTGACGACCCGTCCGGCCTGGATCCGCGCGGTGAGATCCTTGGTGACCGACACCACCAGCGACACCTTGCCGTCGTTCTCCGAGGCAATCACGACCAGCCCGCTGCCCAGGCGATCGCGCAGGGTATCGGACAACCCGCGCAGCGCAGCCTTCTCCAGGCCGCTGACGCGCCGCGCGATCATTCGCACGCCCTTCACCTCGCGCACGTCGTCGTGTCCGCCCGCGGCGCCGCCGCCGCCGAGCGCCGCCTTCATCCTCAACTGCTCGATCTCGCGGGTGAGGCGCTTGACGTCGGACTGCAGGCGCTGAACGATCTCGACCCCCTGGTCTGCGGAGGTGTTCAGCGCGCCGAGCACCCGATCCAGCGCCTGCCGCTGCTGCTGCTGAAAGGCCACGGCGCCGGCGCCGGTGAGCGCTTCGATGCGGCGCACGCCCGCGGCGACGCCGCTCTCCTGCGTGATCACGAACGGACCGATGTCTCCGGTGGCGCGCACGTGGGTGCCGCCGCACAGCTCCTTGCTGAACGAGCCGTCGCCGATCGACACCACGCGCACCCGATCGCCGTACTTCTCGCCGAACAGCGCCATTGCGCCCGACGCCATCGCCTCCTCGGTGGCTTTGACCTCGGTCTGCACCGGCGCGTTCCGGTAGATGTGCTCGTTGACGATGCGTTCGATCTCGTCGAGCTGCTCGCGCCGGATCGCCTGGAAGTGTACGAAGTCGAAGCGGAGGCGATCGGGCGCGACCAGCGAGCCCGCCTGCTTGACGTGCGTGCCCAGGACCCTGCGCAGCGCGGCGTGCAGCAGATGGGTCGCGGTGTGATTGCGCCGCGTCGCGTCGCGGGTATCGGCATCGACGGTGGCAGTCACGATGTCGCGCGGCTTGAAGACCCCGCGCTCGACGGTGACGCGGTGCGCGCGCGGGCCGCTGGCCGCCAGCCTGGCCAGCCCGTTCACCTGCGCGACGGCGCCGGTCGCCTCGCTGGCGATCGTGCCGCTGTCGGAGACCTGGCCGCCGGACTCGAGGTAGAACGGCGTCCGTTCCAGCACGACGTACCCGGTCTGCCCCTGCTTCAGTTCCGCGGCTTGCCGCCGTTCGCCGTCGAACACTGCGATCACCGGCACCCCTTTCACGCTGGTGGCGGTGTAGCCTTCGAACTGATCGCCAGGCGCAGTCGCCGCCGTCCGATCCGCGTCAGACGCGTAGGAGAACTCCTGCGTGCGCTTCCCCTCGAACGTGCTCCCCGCGCGGGCGCGCTCGCGCTGCCCCTCCATCGCCCGCTCGTAGCCTTCACGATCGAGCGTCACGCCGCGCTGGCCCGCCAGATCCTCCATGAAGTCGAGCGGCACGCCGAGCGAGTCGTACAGCCGGAACGCTTCATCGCCGGGCAGCACCTTCGTCCCGGCCGCGGCGCGGTCGAGCGCCTCTTCCAGGCGCGGCAGCCCGCCGGTCAGCACGGCATCGAACCGTTCCTCTTCGCTCCGCACCACCAGCACGATGTTGTCGCGGTTGCGCGGCAATTCGGGGTACGCATCCCCCATCTCGCGAACGACGACGTCGACCAGCGAGTGGAGCACCGGCTGCGTGAACCCGAGCTTCTTGCCGTGGCGCATCGCGCGGCGCATGATCTTGCGGAGCACGTAGCCGCGCCATTCGTTCGACGGGATGACGCCGTCGGCGATGAGGAACGTCATCGCGCGGAGGTGATCGGCGATCACGCGCATCGAGACGTCGGAGGGATCGTCGAGCGTCGCGCCGTAGCGGCGGCCGGCGCGATCCCCGATTGCCTTCAGGATCGGCGCGAACAGATCCGTGTCGTAGTTCGAGATCCTGCCCTGGATGACGGCGGTGATGCGCTCGAGCCCCATCCCGGTGTCGATCGACGGCGCCGGCAGCGGGTTCAGCGTGCCGTCCGGCTGCCGATCGAACTCCATGAAGACGTTGTTCCAGATCTCCACGTAGCGGTCGCAGCTGCAATCGATCGCCAGGCACGGCTGGCCGGCGGCCTCGCGCT includes:
- the alaS gene encoding alanine--tRNA ligase, with the translated sequence MTSKEIRRSFLKYFERHGHAIVASSSLVPGDDPTLLFTNAGMNQFKDLFLGREKRAYTRATTSQKCMRVSGKHNDLDNVGPSLRHHTFFEMLGNFSFGDYFKNDAIPFAWELLTTVWNLPADRLFPTVFKGEAGIPRDDEAFAIWQRFVPRDRITELGLAENFWQMGDTGPCGRCSEVHYFRGNDIPCEREAAGQPCLAIDCSCDRYVEIWNNVFMEFDRQPDGTLNPLPAPSIDTGMGLERITAVIQGRISNYDTDLFAPILKAIGDRAGRRYGATLDDPSDVSMRVIADHLRAMTFLIADGVIPSNEWRGYVLRKIMRRAMRHGKKLGFTQPVLHSLVDVVVREMGDAYPELPRNRDNIVLVVRSEEERFDAVLTGGLPRLEEALDRAAAGTKVLPGDEAFRLYDSLGVPLDFMEDLAGQRGVTLDREGYERAMEGQRERARAGSTFEGKRTQEFSYASDADRTAATAPGDQFEGYTATSVKGVPVIAVFDGERRQAAELKQGQTGYVVLERTPFYLESGGQVSDSGTIASEATGAVAQVNGLARLAASGPRAHRVTVERGVFKPRDIVTATVDADTRDATRRNHTATHLLHAALRRVLGTHVKQAGSLVAPDRLRFDFVHFQAIRREQLDEIERIVNEHIYRNAPVQTEVKATEEAMASGAMALFGEKYGDRVRVVSIGDGSFSKELCGGTHVRATGDIGPFVITQESGVAAGVRRIEALTGAGAVAFQQQQRQALDRVLGALNTSADQGVEIVQRLQSDVKRLTREIEQLRMKAALGGGGAAGGHDDVREVKGVRMIARRVSGLEKAALRGLSDTLRDRLGSGLVVIASENDGKVSLVVSVTKDLTARIQAGRVVKELAPIVGGGGGGRPDFAEAGGKDPSKIDELLQRAPEVVGSLL